A window of Rhododendron vialii isolate Sample 1 chromosome 13a, ASM3025357v1 contains these coding sequences:
- the LOC131314168 gene encoding 3-ketoacyl CoA thiolase 1, peroxisomal-like isoform X1, producing the protein MERAINRQRVLLDHLRPSSSLSHQTRESSLSASVCLAGDSAAYRRTAAFGDDVVIVSACRTAICKSKRGGFKDTLPDDLLASVLKAVIEKTNLNPNEVGDIVVGTVLAPGSERAIECRMAAFYAGFPETVPLRTVNRQCSSGLQAVADVAAYIKAGFYDIGIGAGVESMTVNQIRGVPKVNPRQVDTFAQARDCLLPMGITSENVAQRYGLTRQEQDQAAVVSHKRAAAAAASGKFKDEIIPVSTKILDPRTQEEKHVVISVDDGIRPDANLTDLAKLKPAFKKDGSTTAGTSSQVSDGAGAVLLMKRSLAMQKGLPILGVVRSFAAVGVDPAVMGVGPAVAIPAAVKSAGLELDDIDLFEINEAFASQFVYCCKKLDLDPEKVNVNGGAMALGHPLGATGARCVATLLHEMKRRGKDCRFGIVSMCIGSGMGAAAVFERGDCVDDLCNARTVRDNNLLSMDVQ; encoded by the exons ATGGAGAGAGCTATCAATAGACAAAGAGTTCTGCTGGATCATCTTCGtccctcttcttctttatcccatcagACCCGTGaatcttctctctct GCTTCAGTATGTCTGGCTGGGGATAGTGCTGCTTATCGTCGAACAGCTGCTTTTGGTGATGATGTTGTGATTGTGTC TGCATGTAGGACTGCCATTTGCAAATCAAAACGTGGTGGTTTCAAAGATACCCTTCCGGATGATCTACTCGCTTCTGTTCTGAAG GCTGTGATAGAGAAGACAAATCTGAACCCTAATGAGGTGGGAGATATAGTTGTTGGTACGGTTTTGGCGCCAGGTTCAGAAAGAGCAATAGAATGCAGGATGGCTGCATTCTACGCTGGTTTTCCCG AAACTGTGCCCCTCAGAACCGTCAACAGGCAATGTTCATCTGGCCTTCAAGCAGTAGCTGATGTTGCCGCCTACATAAAAGCTGGATTTTACGACATAG GCATTGGTGCTGGAGTGGAGTCCATGACGGTAAACCAGATCAGAGGGGTCCCCAAAGTTAACCCAAG GCAGGTGGACACTTTTGCACAAGCGCGAGATTGCCTTCTTCCTATGGGAATTACTTCTGAAAATGTTGCACAACGTTATGGTCTTACAAGGCAAGAGCAGGACCAGGCTGCT GTTGTATCTCACAAGCGTGCTGCAGCAGCAGCTGCATCTGGAAAATTCAAAGATGAAATTATTCCAGTCTCTACTAAG ATCCTGGACCCCAGAACTCAAGAGGAGAAGCATGTTGTGATATCCGTGGATGATGGAATTCGACCAGACGCAAATCTGACAGATCTGGCAAAATTGAAGCCTGCATTTAAGAAGGATGGTTCCACAACTGCTG GGACTTCTAGCCAGGTGAGTGATGGTGCTGGAGCAGTCCTGCTCATGAAGAGAAGTCTCGCTATGCAAAAGGGACTGCCAATTCTTGGGGTGGTCAG GAGTTTTGCTGCGGTTGGGGTGGATCCCGCCGTTATGGGCGTTGGCCCCGCTGTTGCAATTCCAGCTGCGGTGAAATCCGCAGGTCTTGAGCTTGATGATATTGACTTGTTTGAAATAAACGAG GCATTTGCGTCTCAGTTTGTATATTGCTGTAAGAAACTGGATCTTGACCCGGAAAAAGTTAATGTCAATGGTGGTGCGATGGCTCTTGGTCATCCTTTGGGTGCTACAG GTGCCCGGTGTGTTGCGACTTTACTGCATGAGATGAAGCGCCGGGGAAAGGACTGTCGTTTTGGTATAGTTTCCATGTGCATAG GTTCAGGCATGGGGGCTGCAGCTGTTTTTGAACGAGGTGACTGTGTCGATGACCTGTGCAATGCTCGAACAGTCAGAGATAACAACCTTTTATCAATGGATGTCCAGTAG
- the LOC131314168 gene encoding 3-ketoacyl CoA thiolase 1, peroxisomal-like isoform X2 translates to MERAINRQRVLLDHLRPSSSLSHQTRESSLSASVCLAGDSAAYRRTAAFGDDVVIVSACRTAICKSKRGGFKDTLPDDLLASVLKAVIEKTNLNPNEVGDIVVGTVLAPGSERAIECRMAAFYAGFPETVPLRTVNRQCSSGLQAVADVAAYIKAGFYDIGIGAGVESMTVNQIRGVPKVNPRVDTFAQARDCLLPMGITSENVAQRYGLTRQEQDQAAVVSHKRAAAAAASGKFKDEIIPVSTKILDPRTQEEKHVVISVDDGIRPDANLTDLAKLKPAFKKDGSTTAGTSSQVSDGAGAVLLMKRSLAMQKGLPILGVVRSFAAVGVDPAVMGVGPAVAIPAAVKSAGLELDDIDLFEINEAFASQFVYCCKKLDLDPEKVNVNGGAMALGHPLGATGARCVATLLHEMKRRGKDCRFGIVSMCIGSGMGAAAVFERGDCVDDLCNARTVRDNNLLSMDVQ, encoded by the exons ATGGAGAGAGCTATCAATAGACAAAGAGTTCTGCTGGATCATCTTCGtccctcttcttctttatcccatcagACCCGTGaatcttctctctct GCTTCAGTATGTCTGGCTGGGGATAGTGCTGCTTATCGTCGAACAGCTGCTTTTGGTGATGATGTTGTGATTGTGTC TGCATGTAGGACTGCCATTTGCAAATCAAAACGTGGTGGTTTCAAAGATACCCTTCCGGATGATCTACTCGCTTCTGTTCTGAAG GCTGTGATAGAGAAGACAAATCTGAACCCTAATGAGGTGGGAGATATAGTTGTTGGTACGGTTTTGGCGCCAGGTTCAGAAAGAGCAATAGAATGCAGGATGGCTGCATTCTACGCTGGTTTTCCCG AAACTGTGCCCCTCAGAACCGTCAACAGGCAATGTTCATCTGGCCTTCAAGCAGTAGCTGATGTTGCCGCCTACATAAAAGCTGGATTTTACGACATAG GCATTGGTGCTGGAGTGGAGTCCATGACGGTAAACCAGATCAGAGGGGTCCCCAAAGTTAACCCAAGG GTGGACACTTTTGCACAAGCGCGAGATTGCCTTCTTCCTATGGGAATTACTTCTGAAAATGTTGCACAACGTTATGGTCTTACAAGGCAAGAGCAGGACCAGGCTGCT GTTGTATCTCACAAGCGTGCTGCAGCAGCAGCTGCATCTGGAAAATTCAAAGATGAAATTATTCCAGTCTCTACTAAG ATCCTGGACCCCAGAACTCAAGAGGAGAAGCATGTTGTGATATCCGTGGATGATGGAATTCGACCAGACGCAAATCTGACAGATCTGGCAAAATTGAAGCCTGCATTTAAGAAGGATGGTTCCACAACTGCTG GGACTTCTAGCCAGGTGAGTGATGGTGCTGGAGCAGTCCTGCTCATGAAGAGAAGTCTCGCTATGCAAAAGGGACTGCCAATTCTTGGGGTGGTCAG GAGTTTTGCTGCGGTTGGGGTGGATCCCGCCGTTATGGGCGTTGGCCCCGCTGTTGCAATTCCAGCTGCGGTGAAATCCGCAGGTCTTGAGCTTGATGATATTGACTTGTTTGAAATAAACGAG GCATTTGCGTCTCAGTTTGTATATTGCTGTAAGAAACTGGATCTTGACCCGGAAAAAGTTAATGTCAATGGTGGTGCGATGGCTCTTGGTCATCCTTTGGGTGCTACAG GTGCCCGGTGTGTTGCGACTTTACTGCATGAGATGAAGCGCCGGGGAAAGGACTGTCGTTTTGGTATAGTTTCCATGTGCATAG GTTCAGGCATGGGGGCTGCAGCTGTTTTTGAACGAGGTGACTGTGTCGATGACCTGTGCAATGCTCGAACAGTCAGAGATAACAACCTTTTATCAATGGATGTCCAGTAG
- the LOC131314168 gene encoding 3-ketoacyl CoA thiolase 1, peroxisomal-like isoform X3: protein MAAFYAGFPETVPLRTVNRQCSSGLQAVADVAAYIKAGFYDIGIGAGVESMTVNQIRGVPKVNPRQVDTFAQARDCLLPMGITSENVAQRYGLTRQEQDQAAVVSHKRAAAAAASGKFKDEIIPVSTKILDPRTQEEKHVVISVDDGIRPDANLTDLAKLKPAFKKDGSTTAGTSSQVSDGAGAVLLMKRSLAMQKGLPILGVVRSFAAVGVDPAVMGVGPAVAIPAAVKSAGLELDDIDLFEINEAFASQFVYCCKKLDLDPEKVNVNGGAMALGHPLGATGARCVATLLHEMKRRGKDCRFGIVSMCIGSGMGAAAVFERGDCVDDLCNARTVRDNNLLSMDVQ, encoded by the exons ATGGCTGCATTCTACGCTGGTTTTCCCG AAACTGTGCCCCTCAGAACCGTCAACAGGCAATGTTCATCTGGCCTTCAAGCAGTAGCTGATGTTGCCGCCTACATAAAAGCTGGATTTTACGACATAG GCATTGGTGCTGGAGTGGAGTCCATGACGGTAAACCAGATCAGAGGGGTCCCCAAAGTTAACCCAAG GCAGGTGGACACTTTTGCACAAGCGCGAGATTGCCTTCTTCCTATGGGAATTACTTCTGAAAATGTTGCACAACGTTATGGTCTTACAAGGCAAGAGCAGGACCAGGCTGCT GTTGTATCTCACAAGCGTGCTGCAGCAGCAGCTGCATCTGGAAAATTCAAAGATGAAATTATTCCAGTCTCTACTAAG ATCCTGGACCCCAGAACTCAAGAGGAGAAGCATGTTGTGATATCCGTGGATGATGGAATTCGACCAGACGCAAATCTGACAGATCTGGCAAAATTGAAGCCTGCATTTAAGAAGGATGGTTCCACAACTGCTG GGACTTCTAGCCAGGTGAGTGATGGTGCTGGAGCAGTCCTGCTCATGAAGAGAAGTCTCGCTATGCAAAAGGGACTGCCAATTCTTGGGGTGGTCAG GAGTTTTGCTGCGGTTGGGGTGGATCCCGCCGTTATGGGCGTTGGCCCCGCTGTTGCAATTCCAGCTGCGGTGAAATCCGCAGGTCTTGAGCTTGATGATATTGACTTGTTTGAAATAAACGAG GCATTTGCGTCTCAGTTTGTATATTGCTGTAAGAAACTGGATCTTGACCCGGAAAAAGTTAATGTCAATGGTGGTGCGATGGCTCTTGGTCATCCTTTGGGTGCTACAG GTGCCCGGTGTGTTGCGACTTTACTGCATGAGATGAAGCGCCGGGGAAAGGACTGTCGTTTTGGTATAGTTTCCATGTGCATAG GTTCAGGCATGGGGGCTGCAGCTGTTTTTGAACGAGGTGACTGTGTCGATGACCTGTGCAATGCTCGAACAGTCAGAGATAACAACCTTTTATCAATGGATGTCCAGTAG
- the LOC131314173 gene encoding uncharacterized protein LOC131314173 — MKIKEEIARGLGMGHKVADSGSKVIPITTDSASPSSADEQKDKHKGDHKSKSIAKMKELLRKAAAAKYEKGGKYLGRKVMQFRNYRATLKAIPDDDQFISDSPKISFRWDVESCSTTSSAFSAISLASSINDQPTNNLPSSNSTPLHDPENFSPRTGNWITTDSEFVVLEL, encoded by the exons ATGAAGATAAAGGAAGAAATTGCTCGAGGACTGGGAATGGGTCACAAAGTAGCTGATTCAGGGAGTAAGGTTATTCCGATCACCACCGACTCGGCGTCACCTTCTTCAGCTGATGAGCAGAAAGACAAGCATAAGGGGGATCACAAATCCAAAAGCATTGCTAAAATGAAGGAGCTTCTAAGAAAGGCTGCTGCTGCTAAATATGAGAAAGGAGGAAAGTATTTGGGCAGAAAG GTGATGCAATTCAGGAATTACAGGGCAACCCTTAAAGCAATACCTGATGATGATCAATTCATCTCTGACTCACCCAAAATCAGTTTCAGATGGGATGTGGAGAGCTGCTCCACCACTTCCTCTGCCTTTTCAGCTATTTCTTTGGCTTCTTCCATAAATGATCAGCCCACAAACAACCTGCCTTCTTCGAATTCCACCCCCCTCCATGACCCAGAAAACTTCAGTCCAAGAACAGGGAATTGGATCACTACAGACTCAGAAT TTGTGGTGCTAGAGCTTTGA
- the LOC131314172 gene encoding protein SULFUR DEFICIENCY-INDUCED 1-like — protein sequence MEWSSSEKSWGKKEKEEPYHVIHKVPCGDGPYVKAKHAQLVQKDLEGAIVWFWKAINAGDRVDSALKDMAVVMKQMDRTEEAIEAIKSFRGRCSKQSQESLDNVLIDLYKKCGKADEQIVLIKQKLRLIYQGEAFNGKPTKTARSHGKKFQVSVRQETSKLLGNLGWAYMQKTNYIAAEVVYKKAQMIDPDTTKACNLAVCLIKQARDDEAHLVLEEVLRGRLPGSCNTKSRARAQELLLDLKPRQPPPPPPLSSEVMGRNLDPSSSEVMGLNLDQDFVDGLERLMHAWAPSRSKRLPIFEEISSFRDQLAC from the exons atggagtggAGCAGCTCAGAGAAGAGCTggggaaagaaggaaaaggaggAGCCATACCATGTAATTCACAAGGTTCCTTGCGGTGATGGTCCTTATGTTAAAGCTAAACATGCACAG CTAGTGCAGAAAGATTTGGAAGGAGCAATAGTATGGTTCTGGAAGGCAATAAATGCTGGGGATAGAGTAGATAGTGCCCTCAAGGATATGGCAGTGGTGATGAAGCAAATGGATAGAACTGAAGAAGCCATTGAAGCTATCAAATCTTTCAGGGGTCGTTGCTCCAAACAATCCCAAGAATCACTTGATAATGTCCTCATTGACTTGTACAAG AAATGCGGGAAAGCGGATGAACAAATAGTGCTGATAAAGCAGAAGCTGAGGTTGATATACCAAGGAGAGGCTTTCAATGGGAAACCAACAAAAACTGCGCGTTCTCATGGCAAGAAGTTTCAGGTTTCTGTCAGGCAGGAAACTTCCAAGCTACTG GGAAATTTGGGTTGGGCCTATATGCAAAAGACGAATTACATTGCCGCCGAGGTAGTATACAAGAAAGCCCAGATGATTGATCCCGACACGACGAAGGCCTGCAACTTGGCCGTCTGCCTGATCAAGCAGGCCCGAGACGACGAGGCCCATTTGGTTCTTGAGGAGGTGTTACGGGGAAGGCTTCCAGGTTCTTGTAATACCAAGTCCAGAGCTCGGGCTCAAGAATTGCTATTGGACTTGAAGCCACGGCAGCCTCCGCCTCCGCCACCGTTGTCGTCTGAAGTGATGGGCCGTAACTTGGATCCGTCGTCGTCTGAAGTGATGGGCCTTAACTTGGATCAAGATTTCGTTGACGGGCTTGAGAGATTGATGCATGCATGGGCCCCTTCGAGATCAAAAAGACTTCCCATCTTTGAAGAGATATCGTCATTTAGAGATCAGCTGGCTtgttaa
- the LOC131313197 gene encoding pantoate--beta-alanine ligase — MEVEKEPLIITDKNEMRQWSRTMRAQGKTIGLVPTMGYLHEGHISLIRESHTHTHLTVVSIYVNPGQFSPSEDLSTYPSDFKGDIDKLKSIPGGVDVVFHPYNLYDYGGGGVEREVRREKEVGGGGGGGGGGGVVVSCVEERGVGHETWVRVERLEKGMCGKSRPVFFRGVATVVAKLFNVVEPDVAVFGKKDYQQWQIIRRMVRDLDFSIEVIGSEIVRDDDGLAMSSRNVHLSPEEREKALSINRSLSEAKLAAEKGQVNCRELKDSVIQAVREAGGRIDYAEIVDQESLEAVEVIKGPVVFCVAAWFGKVRLIDNKEIYLRC, encoded by the exons ATGGAAGTTGAAAAAGAGCCGCTGATAATCACAGACAAGAACGAGATGAGGCAGTGGTCAAGGACGATGAGAGCCCAAGGCAAGACCATAGGCTTGGTCCCCACCATGGGTTACCTCCACGAGGGCCACATCTCACTCATCAGAGAatcccacacccacacccacctCACGGTTGTCTCAATCTACGTCAACCCAGGTCAGTTCTCTCCCTCTGAAGACCTCTCCACGTACCCATCTGATTTCAAGGGCGATATCGACAAGCTCAAGTCTATTCCTGGTGGGGTTGATGTTGTTTTCCACCCCTACAATTTGTATGACTATGGTGGGGGTGGGGTGGAGAGAgaagtgaggagagagaaagaggtgggaggaggaggaggaggagggggagggggaggggtggtggtgtccTGTGTGGAGGAGAGGGGAGTGGGGCATGAGACATGGGTTAGGGTTGAGAGGTTGGAAAAGGGTATGTGTGGGAAGAGCAGGCCTGTGTTCTTTAGAGGGGTGGCTACTGTTGTGGCTAAGCTGTTTAATGTTGTTGAGCCTGATGTTGCTGTTTTTGGGAAGAAGGATTACCAGCAGTGGCAGATTATAAGGCGAATg GTTCGGGATCTTGATTTTTCCATTGAAGTTATCGGTTCTGAGATAGTACGAGATGATGATGGCCTTGCAATGAGCTCCCGCAATGTGCACCTCTCACctgaagaaagggaaaag GCCTTGTCAATAAATCGATCACTGTCAGAAGCTAAATTGGCTGCAGAAAAGGGCCAAGTTAATTGCAGAGAGTTGAAGGATTCAGTCATCCAAGCAGTACGTGAAGCTGGTGGACGAATTGATTATGCAGAG ATTGTCGACCAAGAGAGTTTGGAAGCAGTGGAAGTGATTAAAGGTCCTGTAGTGTTTTGCGTTGCTGCCTGGTTTGGAAAGGTCAGGCTAATTGACAACAAGGAAATCTATCTGAGGTGCTAA